From a region of the Flavobacterium branchiarum genome:
- a CDS encoding DUF6913 domain-containing protein, with the protein MRVVFQRKKALLADLVSKGIVEENIKIVVYKDKIDKKEAYTCPTFGIKNLNLKGEITENLLKDFIKEEFDLLISYYDIEKAMLMLVTQNSKAKFKVGFTSIDKRLNRVMIDTNVREHKVFVNELFKYLKNIKPNII; encoded by the coding sequence ATGAGAGTAGTTTTTCAGAGAAAAAAAGCGTTGCTAGCTGATTTGGTGTCTAAAGGAATTGTTGAAGAGAATATTAAGATTGTTGTTTATAAAGACAAAATCGATAAAAAAGAAGCGTATACTTGTCCAACTTTTGGGATAAAAAATCTTAATTTGAAGGGAGAAATTACCGAAAATTTGTTAAAAGACTTTATAAAAGAAGAATTCGATTTATTAATAAGTTATTATGATATCGAAAAAGCAATGTTGATGCTCGTGACACAAAATTCTAAAGCCAAGTTTAAAGTTGGTTTTACATCAATCGATAAAAGATTAAATCGAGTGATGATTGATACCAATGTTCGGGAACATAAAGTTTTCGTGAATGAATTATTTAAATATTTAAAAAACATTAAACCAAATATAATCTGA
- a CDS encoding dihydrodipicolinate synthase family protein, whose translation MQSLIGTGVALVTPFKEDFSIDIEALQRIVNFSVDGGVEYLVVMGTTAENATLTEDEKELVISTVINTNKGRLPLVLGVGG comes from the coding sequence ATGCAATCATTAATAGGGACGGGCGTTGCACTAGTAACTCCTTTTAAAGAAGATTTTTCAATTGATATAGAAGCGTTACAAAGGATAGTTAATTTTTCTGTAGATGGAGGAGTTGAATATCTTGTAGTTATGGGGACCACTGCTGAGAATGCAACATTAACAGAGGATGAAAAGGAACTTGTTATTTCGACAGTTATTAATACAAATAAAGGAAGGTTGCCTTTGGTATTGGGAGTTGGAGGAA
- a CDS encoding DUF6913 domain-containing protein, giving the protein MFLNYIKVFFVKKSLNKNLDNVKNCAFTTDIQTVGLLIDESSFSEKKSVAS; this is encoded by the coding sequence ATGTTTTTAAATTATATAAAGGTTTTTTTTGTAAAAAAATCATTAAATAAAAATCTTGATAATGTAAAAAACTGTGCATTTACCACCGATATACAAACTGTTGGTTTGCTTATAGATGAGAGTAGTTTTTCAGAGAAAAAAAGCGTTGCTAGCTGA